Proteins from a single region of Cryptococcus neoformans var. neoformans JEC21 chromosome 6 sequence:
- a CDS encoding polynucleotide 5'-phosphatase, putative codes for MSTYIPIHDRPPHYANLPSPPSNSRQPRPPRYSSPDIDPDIPLARMSSAHESDPSEQANATQSGDYVPRQRVGSQGAEQEGQSRKRARTSPSHSGGNGSYVPRQRTEESHHSHHNGHSGHAQSDQHGNGQVYRPRHGQAPLTGSIFNLSPRNPFTSVVGDFIMNAAMGHSNVEIELKLGTFMTPSMPGQQPRRINMPTLSEMIIPHDYPNGPFVSTINHLHHRTLNELLNRAVESQSTHPTGRLYFSRSKLADSFYDHSEHGHGKVRVSRDMDNGHVVQAVEKRRIADLNVYCPGMAYDFRISVNTETPCEVPTGNAKSVRYKDRACYRHQVCRVDLTSVFSSNPRNADVPPSRSFELEIEVLDVPALLAEGAAQSERFDEILQNVLDSARMLVKNI; via the exons ATGTCCACATACATCCCTATTCACGACCGTCCCCCACATTACGccaatcttccatctccgccTTCCAACAGCAGACAGCCCAGACCACCGCGTTACTCCAGTCCAGATATCGATCCCGACATTCCACTCGCAAGAATGTCTTCGGCTCATGAATCAGATCCTTCCGAACAGGCCAATGCCACACAATCAGGAGATTATGTCCCCAGGCAAAGAGTAGGGAGTCAAGGAGCCGAGCAAGAAGGACAGAGTCGGAAAAGGGCTAGGACTTCTCCGTCACACTCAGGAGGGAACGGGAGCTACGTTCCGAGACAACGGACAGAGGAGAGTCATCATTCGCATCATAATGGACATTCTGGACATGCGCAATCCGATCAACATGGCAATGGACAGGTGTATCGACCAAGGCATGGTCAAGCTCCCTTGACCGGTTCCATCTTCAACCTTTCACCGAGGAATCCGTTTACATCTGTCGTCGGTGACTTTATCATGAATGCTGCTATGGGCCATAGCAACGTTGAA ATTGAGCTCAAATTGGGAACATTCATGACCCCGTCAATGCCCGGCCAGCAACCACGGCGGATCAACATGCCCACACTCAGTGAGATGA TCATACCACACGATTATCCGAATGGACCATTTGTTTCAACTATTAACCATTTGCACCATCGTACGCTCAACGAACTCCTCAATCGCGCCGTCGAATCTCAAAGTACCCACCCTACCGGACGGCTTTACTTTTCCCGCTCCAAGCTCGCCGACTCATTCTACGATCATAGCGAACATGGGCACGGTAAAGTGAGGGTCTCGAGGGATATGGATAATGGACACGTCGTACAGGCtgtggaaaagaggagaatTGCGGATCTGAATGTGTACTGTCCTGGTATGGCGTACGATTTTAGGATTAGCGTGAACACCGAAACGCCTT GTGAAGTACCAACCGGAAACGCTAAATCTGTGCGATACAAGGATAGAGCGTGTTACAGACATCAAGTCTGTCGAGTTGATCTCACTAGCGTGTTTTCTTCT AATCCAAGAAACGCCGATGTTCCGCCTTCGCGATCATTCGAGCTCGAAATTGAAGTCCTTGATGTCCCAGCATTACTTGCGGAAGGCGCTGCTCAAAGCGAACGGTTCGACGAAATCTTACAGAATGTCCTCGATAGCGCTCGGATGTTGGTGAAGAATATATAA
- a CDS encoding endoplasmic reticulum protein, putative yields the protein MRTSSGLRGIRSSLFFLSTLCLLIVCLPTALGLQQELAGIVDWHKPLIGEPLLEPTPPLFVEGKGIDGGRVVQLTKKNLLAVLNAENGEIVWRQALEDNDPVVSFHVQEDTILLLSGPSASSARLFSLTTGHLLWHAPLLPLSQSHLITPVYLGTDAAYVAAQGSEPASWLVLSDGKRITRLSSDKGDILWSMESPGAGSNMVFKQIMPSGNSIHILALHYSFAVQSLLTSTIALDKPIPRADFGQVPSVVQIPEQAMIASAHETGTAHIVWIDHGRIRSLHLNEGGTLGEIKEILPGKGRLYGSIIDVGLRHKGYILGKREDGGVEILDVRDGKKVEEFELSKDSPERSDSVYSAMVTERGVLVNRVYWSYNMAVGVAQSISIPASATSEVITSGFTFAFDDLVHGVILHAAVSPSVNERHLPSLILTTSSHAIQRMQFNGAQWTREESLADVTAVMFVDLGEPEVEEVREVLDEEGFGARLLRHLGELKDLPAYLVRFIKRFTSASYSSALRITPLNQTKLHRDQFGFQKLVILSTANGKLFALDSSNGATVWTRNLGLMTEKGSDVKVDGMWIVRQNEGGVLLGVLASKTVDKGGVRTVAYHVDAYTGEVSGNVNTGTGLPEGTTLFEGKLREAFLTPFDNCGSKSKVLGVVDDKERLHLWPGCKKVTKTMKEAANKLFFTTTTKSIDGTAIQGFTPSATPLNESSYTYTSSLIWSHPFREDEMILESQPVTLDAIASFGRVLGDKSTLYKYLNPHLLILSTFSPSTKGLNPVTHKEVGLGRVYVLDTITGETVYATEIDGVVKRGGIHVAMVENWLVYTWLAEGGYRIGSVEIYEDTEKKGVTPAVSSFVSKQVKAFAQTFIIPSEIKALGFTTSKAGITTKELIFVNNRNQIISIPRRLLDPRRPMGKPTSRDKEEMLIPYDNMIAIDTRKIISHEYQVQGTTSLLSSPALVESTSLLLAYGQDLFLTRGLTPSGTFDILSDNFNKIQLLLTLGGLSAGIFVAKPAVKRKWLRMKWY from the exons ATGAGGACTTCATCCGGGTTACGAGGCATTCgttcctctcttttcttcctttcgaCCCTCTGTCTTCTCATCGTTTGCCTTCCGACAGCTCTCGGACTGCAACAAGAACTCGCCGGTATCGTCGACTGGCACAAACCTCTGATCGGTGAACCGCTTTTAGAACCCACACCGCCTTTGTTTGTGGAGGGTAAGGGGATTGATGGGGGAAGGGTTGTACAGCTGACCAAGAAAAACCTGTTGGCTGTTTTGAATGCTGAGAATGGTGAAATCG TATGGAGACAAGCGTTAGAGGATAATGACCCTGTAGTATCTTTCCATGTGCAGGAAGACA CTATCCTCTTGCTCTCCGGTCCCAGCGCATCATCAGCccgtctcttctcccttaCTACAGGCCATCTCCTGTGGCAcgctcctctccttccactctCTCAATCCCACCTGATCACCCCAGTCTACCTCGGCACCGACGCAGCATACGTTGCCGCTCAAGGTTCCGAACCCGCCAGCTGGCTAGTTTTGAGTGACGGCAAGCGAATTACCAGACTGAGCAGCGACAAAGGGGATATTTTGTGGAGCATGGAATCCCCTGGTGCAGGATCCAACATGGTATTCAAACAAATTATGCCTTCTGGTAACTCCATCCACATCCTCGCATTACATTACTCTTTCGCTGTGCAGAGTTTGCTCACCTCTACCATCGCTCTCGACAAACCCATCCCTCGAGCAGACTTTGGCCAAGTTCCCTCGGTTGTGCAAATCCCAGAACAAGCCATGATCGCTTCCGCCCATGAGACGGGAACTGCCCATATTGTATGGATAGATCACGGTCGGATCCGTAGCTTGCATCTCAATGAGGGCGGTACACTCGGTGAGATCAAGGAGATTCTACCCGGCAAGGGTCGTCTCTATGGCAGCATCATCGATGTTGGGCTTCGACATAAGGGTTACATTCTCGGTAAACGAGAAGACGGAGGGGTGGAAATTTTGGATGTGCGAGATGGTaagaaggtggaggagttTGAGCTGTCGAAGGACTCGCCAGAGAGATCAGATTCGGTCTATTCGGCTATGGTCACGGAAAGAGGTGTTCTCGTAAACAGGGTCTATTGGTCCTACAATATGGCC GTGGGAGTCGCCCAATCCATCAGCATTCCTGCATCAGCTACTTCCGAAGTGATCACTTCGGGTTTCACCTTCGCATTTGATGACCTCGTTCACGGTGTCATTCTCCAC GCCGCTGTATCCCCCTCTGTCAACGAAAGacaccttccttctctcatcctcaccacctCATCTCACGCTATCCAACGAATGCAGTTCAACGGTGCTCAGTGGACACGCGAAGAATCCTTGGCGGATGTGACGGCTGTCatgtttgttgatctcGGCGAGCCcgaagtggaagaggtcAGAGAAGTTcttgacgaggaaggattTGGGGCTCGTTTGCTGAGACATTTGGGTGAATTGAAA GACCTCCCCGCCTATCTTGTCCGCTTTATCAAACGATTCACTTCAGCTTCTTATTCCTCTGCTCTCCGTATCACCCCTCTCAACCAAACTAAGCTCCACCGCGACCAGTTCGGCTTTCAAAAActcgtcatcctctctACGGCCAACGGTAAActcttcgctctcgacTCTTCCAATGGCGCAACCGTCTGGACTAGGAATTTGGGGCTGATGACGGAAAAGGGTTCAGATGTGAAGGTAGATGGGATGTGGATTGTGAGGCAAAATGAAGGAGGCGTGTTGTTGGGTGTACTAGCCTCCAAAACGGTGGACAAAGGAGGAGTGAGAACGGTGGCTTATCATGTGGACGCCTATACGGGCGAGGTTTCGGGTAACGTCAATACCGGTACTGGTCTTCCTGAAGGGACTACTCTCTTTGAAGGCAAGTTGAGGGAAGCATTCCTTACACCCTTTGATAATTGCGGCAGCAAATCAAAGGTTTTGGGGGTCGTCGATGACAAGGAAAGGCTACACCTCTGGCCTGGGTGCAAAAAGGTAACCAAGACTATGAAAGAAGCAGCGAACAAGCTATTTTTCACCACCACTACCAAGTCTATTGATGGTACTGCCATTCAAGGCTTTACACCTTCCGCGACGCCCCTCAACGAAAGTAGCTACACCTACACTTCAAGCTTGATTTGGTCCCATCCCTTCAGGGAGGATGAAATGATCCTCGAATCTCAGCCTGTCACCTTGGACGCTATCGCCAGTTTTGGTCGTGTCCTCGGCGACAAGTCCACCTTGTATAAGTACCTCAATCCTCACCTCCTTATTCTCAGCACGTTCTCCCCGTCCACCAAAGGCCTCAATCCTGTGACTCACAAGGAGGTTGGGTTGGGAAGGGTTTATGTGCTGGATACGATAACTGGTGAGACAGTCTATGCGACGGAAATTGATGGAGTGGTGAAGAGAGGTGGGATCCATGTTGCGATGGTGGAGAATTGGTTAGTGTACACGTGGCTTGCGGAAGGGGGTTATAGAATTGGATCAGTAGAGATTTACGAAGATaccgagaagaagggtgtgaC TCCCGCGGTGTCAAGTTTTGTGTCCAAGCAGGTAAAGGCATTTGCTCAgaccttcatcatcccttCGGAGATCAAGGCTTTGGGATTCACCACTTCCAAAGCTGGTATCACTACTAAAGAACTCATCT TTGTGAACAACCGTAATCAAATTATCTCTATCCCTCGCCGTCTCCTCGACCCTCGTCGGCCGATGGGCAAGCCCACATCGAGAGATAAAGAGGAAATGCTGATTCCTTATGACAATATGATTGCCATCGACACCAGAAAAATCATTTCTCACGAATACCAG GTCCAAGGAACAACTTCCCTCCTTTCGTCGCCCGCTCTTGTTGAATCGACATCCCTTCTCTTAGCGTATGGTCaagatctcttcctcactcGAGGTCTCACCCCCTCAGGCACCTTTGACATCCTCTCAGACAACTTTAACAAGATCCAGTTACTGTTAACATTGGGAGGCCTCAGTGCGGGTATCTTTGTAGCCAAGCCAGCTGTGAAGAGAAAGTGGTTAAGAATGAAGTGGTACTAG
- a CDS encoding pim1 protein (poly(a)+ RNA transport protein 2), putative: MPPRRSTSRAASAKPPSRAPSSRLAKVPEASIPAANGNTKRRRVSDTGEPVAKKGRPSTASVAGRGPKKIIGGINAIPSIPPVKTPHNALFVWGTGDQGQFGLGPDNLDEIGRPKLHSWFEEQIEEGKLSRDGKPGSGGLESVYCGGMHTLAIDEAGRVRSWGINDNAALGRITTDVPDPKNPDEMIPNEDLESYPYVVETLEKEGFRAVQVAAGDSISVAISDKGELRAWGSFRSNEGILGFDGVPGHPKFQYTPISLPALAKVQITQISCGADHVLALTTIGHVYVWGKGEENQLGRRIISRRRINGLEPERLGLRNIVHVAAGIYHSFAVDNKGVVYGWGLNTFHQTGVAEHQDMIITPTVVDALHPDKHNGSKVIKVSGGEHHSLFLFDNGEVWGCGRCDANELGLAEDHPAFEGIKERREELQREREERVAEKQKKLDEVLKKDKVDEEEKQKAEAELSEAQATLKVPPSGEYVPEPVRICFPPIPEKYEVVPEFPAYKDSKPEDNPVVDISAGMRHNLAVSKSGHLYAWGYGNLAQLGLGSEEVAEVPSLVRSKLLRPYRSVTVSAGGQHCVALAVKKPDGEQN, from the exons ATGCCTCCCCGAA GATCCACATCTCGTGCCGCCTCGGCCAAACCTCCATCTCGAGCTCCTTCATCTCGACTTGCAAAGGTCCCCGAGGCTTCTATCCCTGCTGCCAATGGTAATACCAAACGACGAAGGGTCTCTGATACCGGTGAACCTGTGGCTAAAAAGGGTAGGCCTAGCACTGCCAGCGTCGCGGGCAGGGGACCAAAAAAGATTATTGGAGGTATCAACGCCATCCCCTCTATCCCCC CCGTCAAGACTCCCCACAATGCCCTGTTCGTCTGGGGTACTGGTGATCAAGGTCAATTCGGTCTGGGCCCCGACAATCTGGACGAGATTGGCAGGCCCAAGTTGCATTCGTGGTTCGAGGAGCAGATTGAGGAAGGTAAGCTCAGCAGGGATGGGAAACCTGGGTCAGGTGGCCTAGAATCTGTCTATTGCGGTGGTATGCATACGCTCGCCATTGACGAGGCTGGTCGA GTCCGTTCATGGGGTATCAATGACAATGCCGCTCTTGGCCGAATTACCACTGATGTTCCCGACCCCAAGAACCCTGACGAAATGATTCCCAACGAAGATCTCGAGAGTTATCCTTATGTCGTTGAGACGcttgaaaaggaaggtTTTAGGGCTGTTCAGGTTGCGGCGGGTGACAGTATCAGTGTTGCCATTTCTGACAAGGGCGAATTGAGGGCTTGGGGTAGTTTCAGG TCCAATGAAGGTATCCTTGGTTTCGATGGTGTGCCTGGCCATCCTAAATTCCAGTACAcccccatctccctccccgCTCTCGCGAAAGTGCAAATCACTCAAATTTCCTGCGGTGCCGACCATGTCCTCGCTCTCACTACCATCGGCCACGTCTACGTCTGGGGTAAAGGCGAGGAGAATCAGCTTGGCCGTCGTATCATCTCTCGTCGACGTATAAATGGTCTTGAGCCTGAGCGTCTCGGTTTAAGGAACATTGTTCATGTGGCCGCAGGCATTTACCACTCTTTCGCTGTCGATAACAAGGGTGTAGTATATGGTTGGGGTCTGAACACTTTTCACCAGACGGGGGTCGCCGAACATCAAGACATGATTATCACCCCTACTGTGGTCGACGCGCTTCACCCCGACAAACATAACGGTAGCAAGGTCATCAAGGTTTCTGGCGGAGAGCACCACTCCCTTTTCTTGTTTGACAATGGCGAAGTCTGGGGCTGCGGCCGATGTGACGCCAATGAGCTCGGTTTAGCAGAAGATCACCCCGCGTTTGAGGGTAtcaaggagaggagggaagagctGCAGCGTgaaagggaggagagagtcgcggagaagcagaagaagttggaCGAGGTGTTGAAAAAGGACAaggtggatgaggaggagaagcaaAAGGCGGAGGCGGAGTTGTCAGAGGCACAGGCGACGCTCAAGGTTCCTCCTTCTGGTGAGTATGTCCCCGAGCCTGTCAGG ATATGCTTCCCGCCTATCCCTGAAAAGTACGAGGTCGTCCCCGAATTCCCTGCATACAAAGACTCCAAGCCCGAGGATAACCCCGTTGTTGACATTTCTGCTGGTATGAGGCACAATCTTGCCGTTTCCAAGTCTGGCCACTTGTATGCTTGGGGCTACGGTA ACCTCGCACAATTGGGCTTGGGTTCGGAAGAGGTTGCAGAAGTACCGTCATTGGTGAGGAGTaagcttcttcgtccttACCGCTCTGTGACTGTCTCTGCGGGCGGTCAGCATTGTGTAGCGTTGGCAGTTAAGAAGCCTGATGGGGAGCAGAACTAG
- a CDS encoding nonhistone protein 6, putative has translation MPKVSTKDSKKSTASDAKKRTKKDPNKPKRALSAYMFFVQDYRERIKTENPEATFGDVGKLLGIKWREMNENEKKPYEAKAKADKERADRENADYKAEGKASKKAAKADEESDDDE, from the exons ATGCCCAAGGTTTCTACCAAAGACTCCAAGAAATCCACCGCTTCCGACGCTAAGAAGCGCACCAAGAAGGACCCTAACAAGCCCAAGCG TGCTCTTTCCGCCTACATGTTCTTCGTCCAGGACTACCGAGAACGTATCAAGACCGAGAACCCCGAGGCTACTTTCGGTGATGTCGGCAAGCTTTTGGGTATCAagtggagggagatgaacgagaacgagaagaag CCCTACGAagccaaggccaaggctgACAAGGAGCGTGCTGACCGAGAGAACGCCGACTACAAGGCCGAGGGAAAGGCTTCTAAGAAGGCGGCCAAGGCTGATGA GGAgagcgacgacgacgagtaA
- a CDS encoding diacylglycerol cholinephosphotransferase, putative, which yields MRITKAQFTGLDAYKYSGIDKSVVSKYILGPFWAWLVTLFPKNIAPNTITFIGLCFVFTNVGTLLFFDPLYEGGALPSWVYFSFAFGLFAYQSMDAIDGKQARRTGMASALGEMFDHGCDAINTTLEVILASHALGLNQSWWTVASQVASLCNFYVSTWEEYHTGTLYLSAFSGPVEGILLIVGIYIITAIHPLGSGFWSQPLLKPVLYLAPQLFPYVQKVDGLLESVGVWKYVRLESIPANVAFMSFGAIGTLANIVTSYHNVITSRRKAGKPIFPPLFGLLPFFTHTTILLAWLHAESKGGVCIVHDSRMLPFLGYWGMAFSYQVSQLILAHVTKSSFPYWNGMMIFSLFGAADANMGWLFGREPLVQSSPVAANVFIWMSFVVALFNYVRFAREVIWQICEYTGLACFTVRHKDENGKWVQNGKKTQ from the exons ATGCGTATCACCAAGGCCCAATTTACAGGGCTTGACGCCTACAAATACTCGGGTATCGACAAGTCCGTCGTCAGCAAGTACATCCTCGGTCCATTCTGGGCATGGCTCGTCACCTTGTTCCCTAAGAACATTGCCCCGAACaccatcaccttcatcgGCCTCTGCTTTGTCTTCACCAACGTCGGTActctcttgttcttcgaTCCGCTGTACGAGGGGGGAGCGCTTCCCAGCTGGGTGTACTTTTCCTTTGCGTTTGGACTTTTCGCGTACCAGAGTATGGATGCGATTGATGGGAAGCAAGCTAGGCGGACAGGGATGGCCAGTGCCCTGGGAGAGATGTTTGACCATGGATGTG ATGCTATCAACACCACT CTTGAAGTGATACTCGCTTCCCACGCCTTGGGCCTTAACCAATCCTGGTGGACCGTGGCCTCCCAAGTCGCTTCCCTCTGCAACTTTTACGTTTCCACCTGGGAAGAATACCACACCGGCACACTTTACCTTTCCGCCTTTTCCGGTCCTGTTGAAGGTATCCTCCTCATAGTCGGTATCTACATCATTACCGCTATTCACCCTCTCGGCTCCGGTTTCTGGTCCCAGCCCCTCCTCAAACCCGTCCTCTACCTCGCACCTCAACTTTTCCCGTATGTCCAAAAAGTCGACGGTCTACTCGAATCTGTCGGTGTCTGGAAGTACGTCAGGCTGGAGAGTATCCCGGCCAATGTGGCATTCATGTCGTTTGGTGCGATCGGGACGCTTGCCAACATTGTGACCAGCTACCACAATGTCATCACCTCTCGTCGAAAAGCGGGTAAACCCATTTTCCCGCCCTTGTTTGGtctcttgcccttcttcacgCACACTACGATCCTTCTTGCATGGTTGCATGCCGAGTCAAAGGGAGGGGTTTGCATTGTACATGATTCGAGGATGCTGCCGTTCTTGGGATATTGGGGTATGGC CTTCTCTTACCAAGTCTCCCAACTTATCCTTGCGCACGTTACGAAGAGTAGCTTCCCATACTGGAATGGTATGATGatcttctcgctcttcgGTGCGGCTGATGCCAACATGGGCTGGCTTTTTGGCCG TGAACCTTTGGTCCAGTCCTCCCCGGTTGCCGCTAATGTTTTCATCTGGATGTCGTTTGTTGTGGCGTTGTTCAACTATGTCCGATTCGCGAGGGAGGTTATTTGGCAAAT ATGCGAATACACCGGCCTCGCTTGCTTTACTGTCAGGCACAAGGATGAGAACGGCAAGTGGGTGcagaatgggaagaagacgcaATAg
- a CDS encoding expressed protein, translated as MSTPEAGDQPNSSLSALTSSIDNTSSPVDFLNSLLAPLLPPSLPPPNKPQPPSLQPIDTALNDLLTQLSLLSQDTASAIEQGMSDVSRTVPRLGYDLQFMRESANGLSVSLGMVQGRVARQADYEMPNNKFPGGEESEAVKAFRALEKITHLDKLKTRLESARDTLREAESWSTLESEITTLISEKEYAKAGQRLAEASRSMVVFKNEPAEWEERKRLLVSLGDELERVAGEALRESLKKDDGVDEVRAFWEVFMDMEREEEFKGWYFKERGRGLLEAWKEPLVEEGQGENSSKLSDFLPKFYSLVLQTLSAELSYIPLVFLPESSPSILASFFQSTLDSLDPTFSNRLAAVADYHGPGALPELVKAWEATVDLGAGVQGLIDKIIFNTQGGLLSGGAGEIDVESPATILTSPGISSSSPNHPIPRTNSHSHSKRHQSISRRFSRAPNATTTSLSPSPGNVDDAWETTLYEPFLDWQSSYSSLEKRCLEKEVADLKTSWEKANMKQGGKDVMSGMISRTAELKGRLEEAVARCRIFTFGFGAVHLIRAVDTCISRFFDDERTSILNNAKSKRDNNKQKDKADELDLDELDDDGGDWSGWQVGLHILDSLQKVAEKLVAMEDGLKAELSEYAKMLKAQKGEKWDGQWDGRKATFGTVSLLQQSTLNTADLHALIASAPSPILPQSKSSLLTFIRESQIHLQQTILSPLLTQLDTYPSLAVWIKADKQTKIRKGELYVPQFSLSPTDVITRTSEGLLDLLRVFEVYGGEKALGWSLGSLPFVEGMGHAVALDCLSSSRKDTNKEPSTSISDPTTTATSTSVSLAPIPSSTPAPTPETIQTTWISSLTLSLLSHFTSYTLPSIQHLSQEGQAQLKEDLGYLENAVRALDVEWSELGEWARAVEMEEEEWRENVKREGREGALAAVGRMRGWKF; from the coding sequence ATGTCCACTCCTGAAGCCGGGGACCAACCAAATTCATCACTTTCCGCTCTTACATCTTCTATCGACaacacctcctccccagtCGACTTTCTCAACTCCCTCCTGgcacctcttcttccaccatctctcccACCCCCTAACAAGCCCCAACCACCTTCTTTGCAGCCCATCGACACCGCCCTGAATGACCTCCTTACCCAACTGTCGCTCCTGTCGCAAGATACTGCGTCAGCGATCGAGCAAGGGATGAGCGATGTAAGCAGAACTGTCCCCAGGCTAGGCTACGACCTCCAATTTATGCGGGAGAGCGCCAATGGATTGTCTGTCAGTTTGGGGATGGTACAAGGCCGGGTTGCGAGACAGGCGGATTATGAGATGCCGAACAACAAGTTCCCaggtggtgaagagagTGAAGCTGTAAAAGCTTTCCGTGCGCTGGAAAAGATCACTCATCTGGACAAGCTCAAAACAAGGCTCGAATCTGCGCGGGACACCTTGCGCGAAGCCGAATCATGGTCTACACTTGAGTCGGAGATCACCACTCTCATCAGTGAGAAGGAATATGCAAAGGCCGGGCAGCGACTGGCCGAGGCAAGTCGGTCAATGGTAGTGTTTAAGAATGAGCCTGCagaatgggaagagagaaagagattgTTGGTTTCACTGGGAGATGAGCTTGAGCGGGTTGCAGGAGAAGCGTTGAGGGAGAGCTTGAAAAAGGACGATGGTGTGGACGAAGTGCGAGCTTTCTGGGAGGTATTCATGGATatggaaagggaagaagagttcaAGGGGTGGTATTtcaaggaaagaggaagggggtTACTTGAGGCATGGAAGGAACCattggtggaagaaggacagggCGAAAATTCATCAAAGCTATCCGACTTTCTCCCCAAGTTTTACTCCCTTGTACTTCAAACCCTTTCAGCCGAGCTATCCTATATAcccctcgtcttccttccagaATCATCACCCTCGATTTTGGCGTCATTTTTCCAGTCCACACTCGACTCCCTCGATCCGACGTTCTCAAACCGCCTCGCCGCCGTTGCGGACTATCACGGCCCTGGTGCCCTTCCTGAACTCGTCAAGGCATGGGAAGCGACTGTTGATTTGGGAGCGGGGGTACAAGGATTGATTGACAAGATCATATTCAACACTCAAGGAGGCTTGCTCAGCGGTGGTGCCGGCGAAATCGATGTTGAATCACCCGCCACCATCTTAACCTCCCCTGgcatctcatcatcttcacccaACCATCCCATTCCTCGCACAAACTCCCACTCCCATTCTAAACGGCATCAGTCCATCTCTCGCAGATTCTCCCGCGCACCTAACGCTACCACtacctctctttccccttcccccgGGAACGTCGATGACGCTTGGGAGACGACCCTGTATGAACCATTCTTGGACTGGCAGTCGTCCTACTCTtctttggagaagaggtgtttggagaaggaggtggcGGACTTGAAGACATCATGGGAGAAGGCAAACATGAAGCAAGGTGGGAAGGATGTAATGAGCGGGATGATATCACGTACGGCCGAACTCAAGGGTAGGCTTGAGGAAGCAGTAGCGCGCTGCAGGATATTCACTTTTGGCTTTGGGGCAGTCCATCTTATCCGTGCTGTGGATACTTGCATCTCCAGATTTTTCGACGATGAGCGGacctccatcctcaacaacgcCAAGTCTAAGAGGGATAATAACAAGCAGAAGGATAAGGCGGATGAGCTCGATTTGGATGAGTTGGATGACGATGGTGGGGATTGGAGTGGGTGGCAAGTAGGTCTGCACATCCTTGATTCACTCCAAAAGGTGGCAGAGAAGCTTGTGGCTATGGAAGATGGGTTGAAAGCCGAGTTGAGTGAGTACGCCAAGATGCTGAAAGCCCAAAAGGGGGAGAAATGGGATGGCCAATGGGACGGAAGAAAAGCAACGTTTGGCACTGTGTCTCTTTTGCAGCAGTCCACGCTCAACACCGCCGATTTACATGCTCTCATTGCCTCCGCGCCATCACCCATCTTGCCTCAATCTAAATCCTCTCTCCTCACATTCATCCGTGAATCCCAaatccatctccaacagACTAtcctttctccccttctcaCCCAGCTCGACACGTACCCTTCTCTCGCGGTCTGGATCAAGGCAGATAAACAGACAAAAATCAGAAAGGGAGAACTGTACGTACCGCAGTTTAGTTTGAGTCCGACGGATGTGATCACGAGGACGTCGGAAGGGCTGTTGGATCTGTTGAGGGTGTTTGAAGTGTATGGCGGGGAAAAGGCGTTGGGGTGGAGTTTGGGGAGTTTGCCGTTCGTCGAAGGGATGGGACATGCTGTCGCTCTTGATtgcctttcctcttccagaaAGGATACGAATAAGGAACCTTCAACCTCGATATCCGACCCAACGACAACAGCAACATCGACCTCAGTATCACTCGCacccatcccttcctctaccCCCGCGCCTACACCAGAAACGATCCAAACCACCTGGATATCATCTctcaccctctccctcctatcACACTTTACCTCGTACACCCTACCTTCCATCCAGCACCTTTCTCAGGAAGGACAAGCACAACTGAAAGAGGATTTGGGATATTTGGAGAATGCGGTGAGGGCACTAGACGTGGAGTGGAGTGAGCTGGGTGAGTGGGCGAGGgcggtggagatggaggaagaggaatggaGGGAGAATGTGAAgcgggaaggaagggaaggggcTTTGGCCGCTGtggggaggatgaggggaTGGAAGTTCTGA